From Musa acuminata AAA Group cultivar baxijiao chromosome BXJ3-8, Cavendish_Baxijiao_AAA, whole genome shotgun sequence, one genomic window encodes:
- the LOC135644620 gene encoding uncharacterized protein LOC135644620 isoform X1: protein MENCPVRVNTIGQLYTDCVSDRKSRFWQIDNQPNLRSDAICPQPRRAVKVPYLIHTFNGVISKPKGILPMHRVDCAPEILDLILSQNDPYNEPDSSNQVGFICGSPPVRTSNPVVHDVQFAKQAQSSASSPLGNSPRMKHAGIVETGSPTCGSSRGGSPKARIEGFACGSSEKQHVAPALA from the exons ATGGAGAACTGCCCGGTGAGAGTTAATACCATTGGACAACTATACACAGATTGCGTGTCTGATAGGAAATCAAGGTTTTGGCAAATTGATAACCAACCAAATCTCAGGTCTGACGCCATTTGTCCTCAACCTCGTCGAGCTGTAAAAGTTCCCTATTTGATTCATACCTTCAATGGTGTCATTTCTAAGCCAAAGGG CATTTTGCCTATGCACAGAGTGGATTGTGCTCCAGAGATTCTTGATCTTATCCTGAGCCAG AATGACCCATACAATGAGCCAGACTCCAGCAACCAAGTGGGTTTCATCTGCGGCTCTCCTCCTGTACGCACAAGCAATCCAGTTGTCCATGATGTACAGTTTGCCAAACAAGCCCAGTCCTCAGCTTCTTCTCCACTTGGAAACTCTCCTCGCATGAAGCACGCTGGAATAGTTGAAACAGGGTCTCCGACCTGTGGGTCTTCTCGTGGAGGGAGCCCTAAAGCAAGAATTGAGGGATTCGCCTGTGGGAGCTCCGAGAAGCAACATGTTGCCCCGGCGCTAGCATGA
- the LOC135645188 gene encoding probable protein S-acyltransferase 6, whose amino-acid sequence MQGNMYGSPLPLRMSESNRRIIEAGDPTKRLYQVWKGSNRFFLGGRLIFGPDVRSLMLTIPLIVVPVILFVLFVSHKLINEFQHHLGNFIVAFAVIFAAYDILVLFLTSGRDPGIVPRNSRHPEPTDAGSVSPSLSAEWSGRYSTASTLPPTKDVFVNGIIVKVKYCNTCMLYRPPRCSHCSICNNCVERFDHHCPWVGQCIGRRNYRFFFMFVSSTTILCLYVFTFCWVNLTKIMGAYDCNLWRAVLKSPVSGMLIIYTFIGAWFVGGLTAFHLYLVCTNQTTYENFRYRYDGKMNPYNRGCIYNVKEVLFSGIPKSINNFRAKVTDDLSRFTTSHSLGRTVSTDMAKPNFDLEVGLKRHSVAAEEPGDIQNKFEIGALERCEARPPHSIWDTTDDVDALSVEFGMGGKWETQDVQHGYGERVKTRSHDHRVKIQHGY is encoded by the exons ATGCAAGGCAACATGTACGGGAGTCCACTTCCACTCCGTATGTCCGAATCGAATCGGAGGATAATCGAGGCAGGCGATCCAACCAAGCGGCTATATCAAGTGTGGAAAGGGAGCAAC AGATTTTTTCTGGGAGGGAGGCTTATATTTGGTCCAGATGTGAGATCTCTGATGCTCACAATACCTCTTATCGTAGTGCCGGTTATCCTCTTTGTGCTATTTGTTTCACACAAGCTGATTAATGAGTTCCAGCATCACTTGGGGAACTTCATAGTAGCTTTTGCTGTCATATTTGCCGCATAT GACATTCTTGTGCTCTTTCTTACTTCCGGCAGAGACCCAGGAATTGTTCCTCGAAATTCGCGTCATCCTGAGCCAACAGACGCTGGTAGTGTCTCCCCCAGTTTATCCGCAGAGTGGTCAGGGCGCTACAGTACCGCCTCAACTTTGCCGCCGACCAAAGATGTCTTTGTGAATGGCATTATCGTCAAGGTCAAGTATTGCAATACATGCATGCTTTATCGTCCCCCTCGTTGCTCCCACTGCTCGATCTGCAACAACTGTGTGGAGCGCTTTGATCACCATTGTCCCTGGGTTGGGCAGTGCATTGGAAGG AGGAACTATCGTTTCTTTTTTATGTTCGTGTCCTCCACAACCATCCTGTGTCTGTATGTCTTCACCTTCTGCTGGGTCAACCTCACAAAGATCATGGGGGCCTATGATTGCAATCTCTGGCGAGCTGTTCTGAAATCACCTGTTTCCGGCATGCTCATCATCTACACATTCATAGGAGCTTGGTTCGTCGGAGGCTTGACTGCCTTCCACCTTTACTTAGTCTGCACCAACCAG ACAACATATGAGAACTTCCGATACCGGTACGATGGCAAAATGAACCCTTACAACCGTGGCTGCATCTATAACGTCAAGGAGGTCCTCTTCTCGGGGATTCCCAAGTCCATAAACAACTTCAGAGCAAAGGTGACAGATGACTTATCTCGATTCACCACATCACATTCTCTAGGGCGAACCGTGAGCACAGACATGGCGAAGCCAAACTTCGACCTCGAGGTTGGCTTGAAGAGGCACTCTGTGGCCGCAGAGGAGCCCGGAGACATACAGAACAAGTTCGAGATCGGCGCGTTAGAGAGATGCGAAGCGCGGCCACCGCACTCGATCTGGGATACAACAGATGACGTTGATGCACTGTCCGTTGAGTTCGGAATGGGAGGCAAATGGGAGACACAAGATGTGCAGCATGGATACGGCGAGAGAGTAAAGACTCGGAGTCATGATCACAGAGTGAAGATTCAGCATGGATATTGA
- the LOC135644620 gene encoding uncharacterized protein LOC135644620 isoform X2, with translation MENCPVRVNTIGQLYTDCVSDRKSRFWQIDNQPNLSILPMHRVDCAPEILDLILSQNDPYNEPDSSNQVGFICGSPPVRTSNPVVHDVQFAKQAQSSASSPLGNSPRMKHAGIVETGSPTCGSSRGGSPKARIEGFACGSSEKQHVAPALA, from the exons ATGGAGAACTGCCCGGTGAGAGTTAATACCATTGGACAACTATACACAGATTGCGTGTCTGATAGGAAATCAAGGTTTTGGCAAATTGATAACCAACCAAATCTCAG CATTTTGCCTATGCACAGAGTGGATTGTGCTCCAGAGATTCTTGATCTTATCCTGAGCCAG AATGACCCATACAATGAGCCAGACTCCAGCAACCAAGTGGGTTTCATCTGCGGCTCTCCTCCTGTACGCACAAGCAATCCAGTTGTCCATGATGTACAGTTTGCCAAACAAGCCCAGTCCTCAGCTTCTTCTCCACTTGGAAACTCTCCTCGCATGAAGCACGCTGGAATAGTTGAAACAGGGTCTCCGACCTGTGGGTCTTCTCGTGGAGGGAGCCCTAAAGCAAGAATTGAGGGATTCGCCTGTGGGAGCTCCGAGAAGCAACATGTTGCCCCGGCGCTAGCATGA